A single window of Fischerella sp. PCC 9605 DNA harbors:
- a CDS encoding FkbM family methyltransferase, translating into MTTTSSTETLKAFLKRIPGLAEVISWLRRSYPGDWIFERDILEWMFEPSLRKQLPVLYQIFSVYCYLYFKITGKTSLKGGRRLFLAIANLSNQLSPQDYLQIQLPKYKVNLVPTDPRLLHVVNELLNDSTDTRILSTLVSKGDTFIDVGANHGSFSIVASKLVGVEGCVVSIEPQPRLAKATENSLAANALSSFQVHQMAVGDFNGEIELLIPCDTSGSAGIYSAHSATHKHHRVKVPIRRFDEAVDWQNFSGKTFIKLDIEGSEYAFLTGARKMITSLKPNLMIEIHPGTLDASGTKGEDLKNFMKELGYKQYAELNNFEQTFPIEDLNTDIYRNIIVFMEN; encoded by the coding sequence GTGACTACTACATCTAGTACTGAAACTTTAAAAGCTTTTCTTAAAAGAATTCCGGGTTTAGCAGAAGTAATAAGCTGGCTAAGACGTAGCTATCCAGGAGATTGGATATTTGAGCGTGATATTTTGGAATGGATGTTTGAACCATCTCTAAGAAAACAGTTGCCAGTTTTATATCAAATTTTTAGCGTTTACTGTTATCTCTATTTCAAAATTACTGGTAAAACAAGTCTCAAAGGAGGAAGAAGACTATTTCTCGCGATCGCAAATCTTTCAAATCAGTTATCGCCGCAGGATTATCTGCAAATTCAGCTACCAAAATATAAAGTAAATCTCGTCCCTACCGATCCACGCTTGTTGCATGTTGTCAACGAATTATTAAACGATAGTACTGACACTCGAATTTTGTCTACTCTTGTTTCCAAAGGAGATACCTTCATTGATGTAGGAGCCAATCATGGTAGTTTCTCTATAGTTGCAAGTAAATTGGTTGGAGTAGAAGGTTGTGTAGTATCGATTGAACCACAACCAAGGCTGGCAAAGGCAACAGAAAACTCTCTTGCTGCAAATGCATTATCTAGTTTCCAAGTTCATCAAATGGCAGTCGGTGACTTTAACGGCGAAATTGAACTATTAATCCCGTGTGACACTTCTGGATCTGCTGGAATTTATTCAGCTCATTCAGCTACACACAAGCATCATCGGGTAAAAGTTCCGATCAGACGTTTCGATGAGGCTGTAGACTGGCAAAATTTCTCTGGAAAAACTTTCATCAAACTAGATATAGAGGGTAGTGAATATGCATTTTTAACAGGTGCTAGGAAAATGATTACCTCACTCAAACCTAATCTGATGATTGAGATACATCCTGGTACTCTCGACGCATCAGGAACAAAGGGAGAAGATTTGAAAAATTTCATGAAAGAACTCGGTTACAAGCAATATGCAGAACTGAATAACTTTGAACAAACTTTTCCTATAGAAGATTTGAATACTGATATTTACAGAAATATTATTGTGTTTATGGAAAACTAA